The sequence CACGCGCTGCGCGGCAGGTAGCGGCCGGACGTGGCGAAGGAGACCTGCGGCTGGCGCGCGGGGATGGAGACGGCATTCACGTAGGTGGACAGCAGCACGCCGCCGCCCACGGACGGTGTGCCCGCGTCGATGCGCAGCGCGTACGGCCCGCGTTTGAAGTCACCGAAGATGCGGAAGCCGCGGCGGGTGGGCGCGAGGGAGAACTTCGCCGGAGGCGTCAGGTGGATGGCGTCCGCCGCCACGTTGTCGTCGAGCATGCAGCCCTTGTTGCGGTGGTCCCAGTAGTACTCGTCGTACCCCTCGGACTCGCGCGGGCTGACGGCGGCGTTGGCCTCCACGTCGCGGCAGCTTACCTCCAGGTAGTGGCCGCCAGAGCCCTCGCCCACCGTGACGCCGGTGAAGTCCAGGCGCTTGCCGGCGCGCAGCTCCAGGGTGCTCTCGGCGGCGGGCGCGGTGGCCTTCGCGTCACCGGCGGCGGCGAGCCCGGCCTTGAGGTCGAAGCGCAGCTTCGCGGCGGGCTTGAGGCGCGGGTGCCCGAGCTGCGCGCTGACGACGTTGCGCATGTTGGGGACGGTGCGCCACTTCACGTCGGAGATGGGCTCGCCCTCCACCTGGAAGGTGCCGCGCGAGCGGAGGGCGCTGAGGTCCACCGGGCCGGAGAAGACGACGTCCACCTCGACGCGGCCCTTGAGCAAATCCAGCTGCCGGGGCGTGAGGCGGACGAACTGGAAGGCCGGGGTGGTGAAGCGGTGGGACCAGGCGCCCTCGGAGGGTGGCTTCACCACGCCGCTGCCCGTCTCCACGGACTCGAGGGTGACGGTGTACGTCGTGTCGAAGCCGAAGCCCGTGCCGCTCGACGGAGTGAAGGCGAGCGTGGACGGGGTGCGCCAGGAGAAGCCGCCGGGGACTCGCGGGGTGATGGCGACGACGGTGCCCGCCTTCACCTCGCGGTCACCCGGCGCGACGGGACGGGGGAACTCGATGACGATGCCAGTGGGCAGGGCCTCTCCGGTGGCCAGCTCGCGGATGACGGGCGTCAGCGACTCGGGCGACGGCGGCGTGGCCGCTGCGGTGGTGGTGGTGCCCGCGTCCGTGCCTGCCTGCGTGGAAGCGGCGGGAGGCGTCTCCGCGGTGGGCGCCGGTGCGGTGGTGCCAGGCTGCTGCTGTTGCTGCGCTGGTTCCTGCTTGCAACCCGCGAGCATGGCGCCGACCAGCAGCGCGACGAGGGGCCAGCTCGTGCGAGGCGCCCTCTGCGTGACGACGGACCGCGAACCCATGATTCCTCCAGAAAAGTGCCTGCCGTACTTCATGCGGCGTGCCGGTGTTGCGCGCGCCGGGCGAGGGAGGATTGTGGTCGGCCGCCCGCGGCCCTGACGCCTCCCCCATGCGTCATCGGGCCCACAGGGTGTCTGGTGGGCCACACTGCATCTGCCCCCCGGGCTCCTACGAAGACGTCGACGGCGGCAGCCTATAGGGGGCGACAGGGCCCAGGGTCAACGGGCGTGGCGCTCGGAGCCCTCCTCTTCGGAGCCATTCCCGAGGCTTGAGAGCTGGGACAGGAACTGTCGGAACGCCGAGCCGAACCGGGTCTATGGTTCGCGCCTCATGGTGCTGCCCGTTCGTTTCGTCCTCATGCGCCCGCGCAACGCGGAGAACCTCGGTGCCGCCGCGCGGGCGCTGAAGAACTGCGGTCTGTCGGATTGGGTATGGGTGACGCCGGAGGCGGAAGATTTGGGCCCGGCGCGCAGGCTGGCCGTGCACGCGGAGGACGTGCTGGACGCGGCGCGCCGCGCGGACACGCTGGAGGCCGCGGTGGCCGACTGCGTGTGGGTGGTGGGGACGAGCTCGCGGAAGGTGGAGGGAAAGCGCCGGCTGGCGCCGCGTGCCGTCGGTGAGGAACTGGTGGCGCGCGCGCCGCAGGGGCCGGTGGCGCTGGTGTTCGGAGACGAGCGCAGCGGGCTCACCAACGCGGAGGTGGAGCGCTGCCACGACCTGTCCGCCGTGCCCACCGCGCCCGAGCAGCCCTCCATCAACCTCGCGCAGGCGGTGCTGCTCTATGCCTACGAGGTGCGCGTGGCGATGCTGGAGGCCAGCGCACCGCCACCGGCGCCGCTGCCGGTGGCGGCGACGGACGCGGAATTGGCGCAGGTGGAGTCCGCGCTCGACACGATGCTCGGCGCGGGAGGGTTCCTCGTGGACGAGCAGCCGGGGCGCACCGGGCTGCGGGACTTGTTCGCGCCGCTGCGCCGCTCACGGCTGACGCGGAAGGAGGCGCGGCTCTGGCTCGCCGCGCTCCACACGATGCGCAAGAAGCTGACGCGGGGTTAGACGGGACGCGGCGTCCGCGGTGTGCGAGGCCCCTGGCCCGCTCCCGGCGGTGGGCCGCGCCGCTTGCGCGAGAGGCTCACCGCGCTCCACGCGAAGGCGAGAACCGCGATCGCGAGCAGCACCACCCAGAACCAGAACGTGGGGCTGCGGGAGACTTCCCGCTCGATGGGTGCCGGCATGGGCGCCTGGGCGAGCGCGACGACGGGAGCAAGCAACGCGAGCAACGGGGCCAGGGACGTGCGCATGGTCATCCTCTCCCCTGGAACGTCTCCATTCCTGGAGAGGTCCACAAGCGCGCCGCCCTTGCGTCCCACCCGGTGACGGAGGCGGGCACGGACCGCCCGCCTCCCCGGCCGGCCTACTTCGCGACCTTCTCGCCCTTCAGCCGGGCGAGGAGCTTCGGGTCATCCGGGAGCAGTCCCGCCTTCGGCAGCCGGGTGAGCAGCTCGCGCCAGCGAGGGTCCGCCTTGTACGTGCGCTGCAGCAGCGGCAGGGCCTCGTCCACACGGCCCACGCTGACGAGCGAGATGGCATGCCAGAACACCATCTCCGCGTTGTCCGGCACCAGCTTCTCCGCAGACGAATACGCCTTCAGCGCGCCGTCCGTATCCTTGTGCTCGATGGCGAGGTCGCCCTCGTTCATGAAGTTGTAGGCGCGCTGGAGCGTGACGAGCCGGCGCAGCTCCTTGAGGGGCTCGGCTGAGTCATCCACGCGCAGGTCGAACTTGCGGTCCGCCCACGGGCGGCCGGAGGGCTTCGCGGAGACGACGATGAGGGCCGCGGACTGCTTGCCCCGGATGTCTCCGCCCTGTGCCTGCGCGGCGTCGAGCGCGGCCAGCATGCGCTCGGCCAGGTCTCCCTTCGACTCGCGGAAGGCCTTCGCCATGGCGGGCCACACGGTGTCCTTCTCCATCATGTTGGCCTGCACGGAGAAGCCCTCGCCGACGATGTGGCCGGCGGCGGCGATGCAGTTGTCTCCGGTGTGCGCGGCCACGCGGCCCTGCGCATCAATCATCGCCACCTGCCGCACGTTGCTCGCGGTGTCGGCGGCGAGCAGTCCCTTGAGCGCATCCGGGGCGGCGCGGCCCGCGCGCAGGAGCTCCAGGCCCAGCTTGCCGTACGACGGGTCCACGAAGGACTGCGTGGCGATGGCACCCACGCCCGCCTCGGCCCAGGGAACGGTGGAGCCCACGGAGAACCAGTGGGACTGCACGGCGACGCCGAGCTCTCCCGTCACCGCGTCACGGGCGACGATGGAGTACGTGTGCACGGGTCGGCGAGGAACCGCGGCCGGCTCGGCGGCCAGGGCGGGGAGCGCGAGCAGGACGAGGCAGACGGCAAGACGCGACATGAGACCTCCGCAGCGAGGGGCCTGGAGGCTGAGCGAGCAGACGGCCGACCGCAAGACCCAAGGCGTCACGAGCCGCACGCGTCCCTACCTTCCCGGCAATGGCCAGGGAATGGCCGCTCACTTTCACGGGAGAGCACCACATGGACCACATGCCCTACGAGTCGATGGAGGTTGGTGGCGAGGAACCCGGGAGCGGCGGTCAGCGTCGGGCCCCGGCGGAGGACGAGCCGAAGCGCACGCCGAGGACGGCGGAGGGTGGCGGGCTGGATGAGGAGCGCCGGATGCCGCAGGACGAGCCCGGCAAGACGCCCGGCTCCGCCGAGGGTGAGGACCCCAGCCGGCCGCCGCGCAAGTAGCGCTGTGCCCGCCGGCCGGGGCAGGTACAGTGCCGCGCTCATGTCCCGCAAGCCCGACAAGCCGAAGCCGCCGTCACAGAAGCGCTGGGAGGGCAAGGAGAAGCCGGACTGGCTGTCACGTGCGCTCGCCCGGGCCGGCGTGTTTCCCCAGGACGAGGCGGAGGCCGCCATCGCCGCTGGCCGCGTCAGCATCAACGGCCGCGTGGCGAAGATGCCGCTCACGCCCGTGCCCGCGGGCTCGGTGGTGAAGGTGGACGGCCACGTGGTGCCGCTCGGCGCGCCGGCCACGCGCGTGCTCGCCTTCCACAAGCCCGCGGGCGTGCTGTCGTCCACCGCGCGCCAGCACCGTACCGGCACCGTCTTCGAGGTGCTCCTGCCCCAGCTCCCGCCCGACCTGGCCGGCTACTCGTGGCACGCGGTGGGCCGGCTCGACGTGGACTCCACCGGCCTGTTGCTCTTCACCAACGACGACAAGCTCGTGGCCCACGCGACGTCGCCGGACACGCGCCTGCCCAAGCGCTACGTGGCCACGGTGTTCAGCACCGCCACCGACGAGAAGGTGGAGCCGCTGCGTCAGGGCATGACGCTGGACGATGGCCCGGCGCGTCCCGCCAAGGTTGTAGTGCGCGACGAGCACACGGTGGAGGTCACCATCACCGAGGGCCGCAACCACCAGGTGAAGCGCATGCTCGGCGCGGTGGGCCTGCCCGTGCGCGCGCTGCACCGTGAGGCCGTGGGCGACATCGTGCTCGACATCCCCGAGGGCACCTTCCGCGTCCTCACCGACGAGGAGGTCCGCGAGAAGCTGCACTACGAAGGACGCGGCGCGGCGGAGTCTTGAGCCGCGTGAAGCTTGCGGAATGAAGGGATTCGCACTGAGTTGAGGTCCGGACCGCCCTCCCGGCGCGTCCCGCACCCCACCGAGGCGTTCCCATGATGTGGCTTCGCCCCCTGCTGTTCGCGCTCGTTTCAGTCCGCGCCCTGGCCGCGGAGCCCTCCTCACCTCCCGTGGACGCGAAGCTCACGGAGCTGCGCAAGGTGACGTCGTACGACGCGAAGGCACCGCTGGACTTGAAGACGGTGCGCATGCAGCAGCGCGGCGACATCACCGTGACGGAGCTCACCTACGCCAGCCCCAAGGGCGGCCCGGTGCCCGCGTACCTCGTCACGCCTCCGGGCAAGGGGCCCTTCCCCGCCGTCCTCTTCCAGCACTGGGGCCAGGGCACCAAGACGGAGTTCCTCGACGAGGCCGTCTCCCTCGCCCACTCGGGCGTGGTGTCCCTGCTCGTGGACGCGCCGCACGTGCGCCCCGAGCCGTGGCGCCGCGACGTCTCCGGCCCCGTCGTCTACGACACCTTCGTGCAGATGCTCATGGACCTGCGGCGCGGCGTAGACCTGCTCACCTCGCGCCCGGACGTGGACTCGCAGCGCCTGGCGTACGTGGGCCACAGCCTCGGCGCCACCGTGGGCGGCGCGCTCGCGGGCGCCGAGCCGCGCCTGCGCGCCTTCGTCCTCATGACGGGCATCGGCAACTTCTCCAACGCCATCCGCGAGACGGAAGGCCCCAACGAGAAGAAGCTCCACGACGCCGTCTCCCAGGAGCGCTTCGACACGCTGGTGCGCAACATGGAGACGCTCGACGGCGCGGTGGGCGTGCGCAACGCCGCGCCCGCGGCCCTCTTCTTCCAGTACGGCCGCTCCGACGCCTGGGTGACGTACCCTGAGGCCCGCGCATACATCGACGCGGCCCGCGAGCCCAAGCTCTTCAAGTTCTACGAGGGCGGCCACGAGCTGAGCGAGGCCGCGCGAAGGGACCGCGCCCAGTGGCTCCGCGCGCACCTCGGCTTCGGCGAGGTGCCCGGCTACGGCCTCCCCACCATCGCCAACCCCACCGTGGCGGACGCGAAGAGCACGCCCCTTCCCGAGTTCGCCAAGCTGCGCCCCGTCATCACCGTCCCCGGCATGGAGGAGGTCCAGCCGCGCCGGGGCCTCACGTACACGAGCGCGGGCGGACGCGAGTACAAGCTCGACCTCTACATCCCCGACGTGGCCTCGCGCATGCCGGTGCCCGCCCCGGTGATTGTGCTCGTCCACGGCCTGCTGCCTCCCGCCGTCGCGGCCCAGGTACGGGACATGCGCCCCTTCTCCAACCAGGCGCGCTGGCTCGCGGCGCACGGCTACGTGGTGGCCGTGCCCGAGCTCGGCTCGCCCATCACCGGCCCCGCGCAAGAGCAGTGGTTCACCGACGTGCCCGCCCTCCAGAAGCGCGTGGAGGCCACGCTCGCCTTCCTCCGCCGCGAGGCCGCCACCTATCGCCTGGACGCGGACCACATGGGCCTGCTCGTAATGTCCGGAGGAGGCCTCTGGGGCGTCACGCCCGCGCTCCAGAAGCAGCCGCCTCCGGGCCTGCGGTGCGTGGCCGCGTGGTACCCCATGCTCGACGCGCCGGGCCAGCCCAAGGGGACGCTGCCCCGCGAGGCGCTGGCGGCCGTGGACGCGAAGAAGGCGCTCCCCTTGCTGGTGGTGCGCGCGGGCCGGGACTCGCCGGCCCTGAACACCGCGCTGGACGCCTTCGTGAAGGACGCGAAGGGCAAGGGCGCCTCTCTCACGCTGGTGGAGCTGCCGGAGGCCCACCACGCCTTCGACCTCGTGGACGACGTGGAGTCCTCGCGGGACGCCATGCGACAGACGGCGCTCTTCTTCGAGCAATCCCTCCTGCCGTGACTTCAAAGCCCTCGCGGGCTCGCATAGGGTCGTCGCCCATGGCGGACTTCGACCTGGTGGTCATCGGATGCGGCCCCGCGGGTGAGTGGGGCGCGGTGCAGGCGGCGCTGGCGGGCAAGCGCGTGGTGGTGGTGGAGAAGGAGCCCGTGCTGGGCGGCACCGCGGCCAACACCGGCACCCTCCCCTCCAAGACGCTGCGCGAGACGGCGCTCCACCTCTCCGGCCTCAAGGCCCGCGGCCTCTACAGCGTGGAGACCACGCTGCGCCACGAAGCCACCGTCTCCGACTTCCTCTACCGCGAGCGCCGCGTGAAGAGCATGGAGCGCGAGCGCATCCTCCAGAACCTGCAGCGGCACGGCGTGGAAGTCGTCCGGGGCACCGGCTCGCTCACGGACACGCACACCGTCCGCGTGCTGCGCCAGGACGGGACGGAGCGCCTCATCTCCGGCGACTACATCCTCATCGCCACCGGCTCGTCGCCGTTCCGCCCGCAGCCGTACCCCTTCGGCGACGCGCGCGTCCACGACTCGGATGAAATCCTCGAAATCGGCCGGCTGCCGCGCTCGCTGGTGGTGGTGGGCGCGGGCGTCATCGGCTGCGAGTACGCGTGCATGTTCGCCGCGCTCGGCATCCCCGTGACGCTGGTTGACGTGAAGCACGAGGTGCTGCCCTTCCTCGACGACGAAATCTCCGCGCTGCTCGCCCAGCGCATGAAGGACATCGGCATCCGCCTGTGCTTCGGCCAGACGGTGAGCGCGGTGGCGGTACCCTCCAGCGCGGACGAGCCCATCCGCCTGACGCTCTCCTCTGGAGAGACGGTGGACACGGACCAGGTGCTGGTGGCCTCCGGCCGCACCGCCAACACCTCGGGCCTGGGCCTGGAGGCGCACGGCATCAAGCTGAGCAAGCGCGGCCACGTGGAGGTGGGCCCGGACTTCCAGACGGCCGTCCCGCACATCTACGCGGTGGGCGACGTCATCGGCTTCCCCGCCCTGGCCTCCACCTCCATGGACCAGGCGCGCATCGCCGTGGAGCACGCCTTTGATTTGACGGGCCAGCGCACCATGGCACCGGTGCTGCCCTACGGCATCTACACCATCCCCGAGGTCTCCATGGCCGGCGAGACGGAGGAGGCCCTGCGCGAGAAGGGCGTGCCCTACGTCGCCGGCCGCGCCTCCTTCGCCCAGAATCCACGCGGCCAAATCATTGGCGAGCGGCACGGCATCCTGAAGCTGCTCTTCCACCGCGAGAGCCTCAAGCTGCTGGGCGTGCACGTCATCGGCGAGCAGGCCACGGAGCTCGTCCACGTGGGCCTCATCGCGCTGCTCATGGGCGCCAGCGCGCGCCTCTTCGTGGAGACGTGCTTCAACTACCCCACGCTGTCCGAGGCCTACAAGGCGGCCACCTTCGACGCGATGGACTACCTGCAGCGCGTGGGGGACTGACGCTCAGCGCGTGCCCTTGAGGCTGCCCACCGTGAGGCCCGTAGACGCGGGCGCCACGCGGTGCGCGCCGTCCGCAGAGGCCCGCGCCAGCAGCGGCACCCCCTTGAGGCCGGAGTCCGCCGGCGCGGGTGCCGGAGCGGCCGCGCCACTGGCGCCGCTGAGCAGCTCCCGGATGCGCTGCCAGCGGACCTTCTCCTCCGCCACCAGCCGCGTGAGCTCCTCGCGGGCCGCGGTGTCCTGGAGCCCCGCGGCGGCGGCGGCCACCTTGTCCATGAAGGGCAGCAGGTACCCGAAGTCCCTGTCGAAGGCACCGGCGGGAGTGCTGGAGCTGGGGTTCTTCGCCTTCGCCACGGCCGTCCTCCTCGTCCTCGTCGTCACCGCACCCTAACCCAACCCCTCGCGCCCGTACGGCCTCTCAGCCGTGGTACACCCGCGAGGCGACAATCTTTCCCCCGCGCACCTCCAGCACCTCGGCCACCGGCATGGGCGCGTCCCCGGGCGCGTGGCGCACGTACTCCATGAAGACGCGGTCTCCGTCCGCCGTCAGGGCCGTCTCCTCGTAGCGCAGGCCGGGCAGCCGGGCGATGGCCTCCCTCCACCACTTCGCCAGCGCCGGGCGGCCAATCAGCTGGCCGCCCGTCTCCGGGTGCAGCACGCGAATCTTCGGGGAGGTGTGCCTACAGTCCTCCGCATAGAGCGCCACCAGGGCGTCCACGTCATGGGCGTTGAAGGCGTGCAACCAGGCTTTGGC comes from Pyxidicoccus parkwaysis and encodes:
- the sthA gene encoding Si-specific NAD(P)(+) transhydrogenase; translation: MADFDLVVIGCGPAGEWGAVQAALAGKRVVVVEKEPVLGGTAANTGTLPSKTLRETALHLSGLKARGLYSVETTLRHEATVSDFLYRERRVKSMERERILQNLQRHGVEVVRGTGSLTDTHTVRVLRQDGTERLISGDYILIATGSSPFRPQPYPFGDARVHDSDEILEIGRLPRSLVVVGAGVIGCEYACMFAALGIPVTLVDVKHEVLPFLDDEISALLAQRMKDIGIRLCFGQTVSAVAVPSSADEPIRLTLSSGETVDTDQVLVASGRTANTSGLGLEAHGIKLSKRGHVEVGPDFQTAVPHIYAVGDVIGFPALASTSMDQARIAVEHAFDLTGQRTMAPVLPYGIYTIPEVSMAGETEEALREKGVPYVAGRASFAQNPRGQIIGERHGILKLLFHRESLKLLGVHVIGEQATELVHVGLIALLMGASARLFVETCFNYPTLSEAYKAATFDAMDYLQRVGD
- a CDS encoding RNA methyltransferase, coding for MVLPVRFVLMRPRNAENLGAAARALKNCGLSDWVWVTPEAEDLGPARRLAVHAEDVLDAARRADTLEAAVADCVWVVGTSSRKVEGKRRLAPRAVGEELVARAPQGPVALVFGDERSGLTNAEVERCHDLSAVPTAPEQPSINLAQAVLLYAYEVRVAMLEASAPPPAPLPVAATDAELAQVESALDTMLGAGGFLVDEQPGRTGLRDLFAPLRRSRLTRKEARLWLAALHTMRKKLTRG
- a CDS encoding DUF1028 domain-containing protein yields the protein MSRLAVCLVLLALPALAAEPAAVPRRPVHTYSIVARDAVTGELGVAVQSHWFSVGSTVPWAEAGVGAIATQSFVDPSYGKLGLELLRAGRAAPDALKGLLAADTASNVRQVAMIDAQGRVAAHTGDNCIAAAGHIVGEGFSVQANMMEKDTVWPAMAKAFRESKGDLAERMLAALDAAQAQGGDIRGKQSAALIVVSAKPSGRPWADRKFDLRVDDSAEPLKELRRLVTLQRAYNFMNEGDLAIEHKDTDGALKAYSSAEKLVPDNAEMVFWHAISLVSVGRVDEALPLLQRTYKADPRWRELLTRLPKAGLLPDDPKLLARLKGEKVAK
- a CDS encoding pseudouridine synthase, whose amino-acid sequence is MSRKPDKPKPPSQKRWEGKEKPDWLSRALARAGVFPQDEAEAAIAAGRVSINGRVAKMPLTPVPAGSVVKVDGHVVPLGAPATRVLAFHKPAGVLSSTARQHRTGTVFEVLLPQLPPDLAGYSWHAVGRLDVDSTGLLLFTNDDKLVAHATSPDTRLPKRYVATVFSTATDEKVEPLRQGMTLDDGPARPAKVVVRDEHTVEVTITEGRNHQVKRMLGAVGLPVRALHREAVGDIVLDIPEGTFRVLTDEEVREKLHYEGRGAAES
- a CDS encoding alpha/beta hydrolase family protein; translation: MMWLRPLLFALVSVRALAAEPSSPPVDAKLTELRKVTSYDAKAPLDLKTVRMQQRGDITVTELTYASPKGGPVPAYLVTPPGKGPFPAVLFQHWGQGTKTEFLDEAVSLAHSGVVSLLVDAPHVRPEPWRRDVSGPVVYDTFVQMLMDLRRGVDLLTSRPDVDSQRLAYVGHSLGATVGGALAGAEPRLRAFVLMTGIGNFSNAIRETEGPNEKKLHDAVSQERFDTLVRNMETLDGAVGVRNAAPAALFFQYGRSDAWVTYPEARAYIDAAREPKLFKFYEGGHELSEAARRDRAQWLRAHLGFGEVPGYGLPTIANPTVADAKSTPLPEFAKLRPVITVPGMEEVQPRRGLTYTSAGGREYKLDLYIPDVASRMPVPAPVIVLVHGLLPPAVAAQVRDMRPFSNQARWLAAHGYVVAVPELGSPITGPAQEQWFTDVPALQKRVEATLAFLRREAATYRLDADHMGLLVMSGGGLWGVTPALQKQPPPGLRCVAAWYPMLDAPGQPKGTLPREALAAVDAKKALPLLVVRAGRDSPALNTALDAFVKDAKGKGASLTLVELPEAHHAFDLVDDVESSRDAMRQTALFFEQSLLP
- a CDS encoding nuclear transport factor 2 family protein, which encodes MSASENFSIAKAWLHAFNAHDVDALVALYAEDCRHTSPKIRVLHPETGGQLIGRPALAKWWREAIARLPGLRYEETALTADGDRVFMEYVRHAPGDAPMPVAEVLEVRGGKIVASRVYHG